One genomic region from Vannielia litorea encodes:
- the polA gene encoding DNA polymerase I, producing the protein MAFGKGCHLHLIDGSAFIFRAYHALPPLTRKSDGLPIGAVAGFCNMLHKYIEANTGPDAPTHAAVIFDYSGKSFRNEIYDQYKANRPPAPEDLVPQFPLTREATRAFNVACEEIEGYEADDIIATLSCQAREAGGRVTIISSDKDLMQLVGGGVEMLDAMKNKRIDEEGVIEKFGVKPERVVDVQALAGDSVDNVPGAPGIGIKTAALLINEYGDLDTLLERADEIKQPKRRESLQENAELIRISRRLVQLDCNTPLDFTLDDLEVKDPDPEALLAFLAEMEFRTLAKRVAEQFQVEAPVIDDTPGSAGGSDGAEASDMPDPTASEIPFDHGKYEHVATRKALDDWLMRVANAGHVAVDTETTGLDEMTADLVGISLSVTPGEACYIPLAHVQGTGDDLFADDTLAEGQLPLEEALAALKPMLEDPQILKIGQNIKYDAKIFHRYGVEVAPFDDTMLLSYAMHGGLHGHGMDALSERYLGHNPIPIKELIGSGKSAITFDKVPLEEAVKYAAEDADITLRLWQTFKPRLHRAKVTTVYETLERPLVPVLAQMERHGVKVDRDTLSRMSNAFAQKMAGLEAEIHELAGESFNVGSPAQLGEILFEKMGLEGGKKGKTGKYSTPADVLEDLATEHDLPARVLDWRQLSKLKSTYTDALQTHINAETGRVHTSYAITGANTGRLASTDPNLQNIPVRSEEGRRIREAFVAEKGNKLVSLDYSQIELRILAHIAGIDALKEAFREGQDIHAMTASEMFDVPLEEMTPDIRRQAKAINFGVIYGISGFGLARNLRIPRAEAQAFIDRYFERFPGIRKYMDETVGFAKENGFVQTLFGRKIHTPEINAKGPGAGFAKRAAINAPIQGTAADVIRRAMVRMPKAIEGLPAKMLLQVHDELIFEVEEGAVEETIAVVKRVMEGAADPAVHLDVPLEVDAGQGDSWAEAH; encoded by the coding sequence ATGGCTTTTGGCAAGGGCTGCCACCTTCACCTGATCGACGGATCGGCCTTCATCTTCCGCGCCTATCACGCGCTGCCGCCGCTCACCCGCAAGTCGGACGGGCTGCCGATTGGCGCGGTCGCGGGGTTCTGCAACATGCTGCACAAGTACATCGAGGCCAACACAGGCCCCGATGCGCCGACCCATGCGGCGGTGATCTTCGACTACTCGGGCAAATCGTTCCGCAACGAGATTTATGACCAGTACAAGGCCAACCGCCCACCCGCGCCGGAAGACCTTGTGCCGCAATTCCCGCTGACCCGCGAGGCGACCCGCGCCTTCAACGTGGCCTGCGAGGAGATCGAGGGATACGAGGCCGATGACATCATCGCGACCCTGTCGTGCCAGGCCCGCGAGGCCGGTGGGCGGGTGACGATCATCAGCTCCGACAAGGACCTGATGCAGCTGGTCGGCGGCGGCGTCGAGATGCTGGACGCGATGAAGAACAAGCGGATTGACGAAGAGGGCGTGATCGAAAAGTTCGGGGTCAAACCCGAGCGGGTGGTCGACGTGCAGGCGCTGGCGGGCGACAGTGTGGACAACGTGCCGGGCGCGCCCGGCATCGGCATCAAGACGGCGGCACTGCTGATCAACGAATACGGCGATCTCGATACGCTGCTGGAGCGGGCCGACGAGATCAAGCAGCCCAAGCGCCGCGAGAGTCTGCAGGAGAATGCCGAGCTGATCCGCATTTCACGGCGGTTGGTTCAGCTCGATTGCAATACCCCGCTCGACTTCACCCTCGACGATCTGGAGGTGAAAGACCCGGACCCGGAGGCGCTGCTGGCCTTCCTCGCGGAGATGGAGTTCCGCACGCTGGCCAAGCGGGTGGCGGAGCAGTTCCAGGTCGAGGCGCCGGTGATCGACGACACGCCGGGTAGCGCCGGTGGTAGCGACGGCGCCGAGGCCTCGGACATGCCGGACCCGACGGCCTCCGAAATTCCCTTCGACCACGGCAAATACGAGCATGTCGCCACCCGCAAAGCGCTGGACGACTGGCTGATGCGCGTGGCCAATGCGGGGCACGTGGCCGTGGATACCGAGACGACCGGCCTCGATGAGATGACCGCCGATCTGGTGGGCATCTCGCTCTCGGTCACCCCGGGCGAGGCCTGCTACATTCCGCTCGCTCACGTACAGGGCACCGGTGACGACCTCTTTGCCGATGACACGCTGGCCGAGGGGCAATTGCCGCTGGAGGAGGCGCTGGCGGCGCTGAAGCCGATGCTGGAAGACCCGCAGATCCTGAAGATCGGCCAGAACATCAAGTATGACGCCAAGATCTTCCACCGCTACGGCGTGGAGGTGGCCCCCTTCGACGACACCATGCTGCTCAGCTATGCCATGCATGGCGGGCTGCACGGCCACGGGATGGATGCGCTTTCGGAGCGCTATCTCGGGCACAATCCGATCCCGATCAAGGAGCTGATCGGCTCGGGCAAGAGCGCGATCACCTTCGACAAGGTGCCGCTGGAGGAGGCAGTAAAATATGCCGCCGAGGATGCCGACATCACCCTGCGGCTCTGGCAGACCTTCAAGCCGCGGCTGCACCGCGCCAAGGTGACGACGGTCTACGAAACGCTGGAGCGCCCGCTGGTGCCGGTGCTGGCCCAGATGGAGCGCCACGGCGTGAAGGTGGACCGGGATACGCTGAGCCGCATGTCCAACGCCTTCGCCCAGAAGATGGCCGGGCTGGAGGCCGAGATTCATGAGCTGGCGGGCGAGAGCTTCAATGTCGGCTCCCCGGCGCAGCTTGGCGAGATCCTCTTCGAGAAGATGGGGCTGGAGGGCGGCAAGAAGGGAAAGACGGGCAAGTATTCCACCCCCGCAGATGTGCTGGAGGATCTGGCCACGGAGCATGATCTGCCCGCGCGGGTGCTGGACTGGCGGCAACTTTCGAAGCTGAAGAGCACCTACACCGATGCGCTGCAGACGCATATCAATGCCGAGACGGGCCGGGTGCACACCAGCTATGCGATCACCGGCGCCAACACTGGGCGGCTGGCTTCGACCGACCCCAACCTGCAGAACATCCCGGTGCGCAGCGAGGAAGGCCGCCGCATCCGCGAGGCCTTCGTGGCGGAGAAGGGCAACAAGCTGGTATCGCTCGACTATTCGCAGATCGAGCTGCGCATCCTCGCCCATATCGCCGGGATCGACGCGCTGAAGGAGGCGTTCCGCGAGGGGCAGGACATTCACGCGATGACGGCGTCGGAGATGTTCGATGTGCCGCTGGAGGAGATGACGCCGGATATCCGCCGTCAGGCCAAGGCGATCAACTTCGGGGTGATCTACGGGATTAGCGGCTTCGGCCTTGCCCGCAACCTGCGCATCCCCCGCGCCGAGGCGCAGGCCTTCATCGACCGGTATTTCGAGCGCTTCCCCGGCATTCGGAAATACATGGACGAGACCGTGGGCTTCGCCAAGGAAAACGGCTTCGTGCAAACCCTCTTCGGCCGCAAGATCCATACGCCGGAGATCAACGCAAAGGGGCCGGGCGCGGGCTTCGCCAAGCGCGCGGCGATCAACGCGCCGATTCAGGGCACGGCGGCCGATGTGATCCGCCGCGCGATGGTCCGGATGCCGAAGGCGATCGAAGGGTTGCCCGCGAAGATGCTGCTGCAGGTCCACGACGAGTTGATCTTCGAGGTCGAGGAAGGCGCGGTGGAGGAGACCATCGCGGTGGTGAAGCGGGTCATGGAAGGCGCCGCCGATCCGGCAGTGCATCTCGACGTGCCGCTGGAGGTGGACGCCGGGCAGGGCGACAGCTGGGCGGAGGCGCATTGA
- a CDS encoding pseudouridine synthase, with translation MLLALNKPMNLLSQFTDEGKWQGLSGLGLPKGVYPAGRLDRDSEGLLLLTDDGKLQARISSPKFKMAKTYWVLVEGTPDAAALEALKMGVTLKDGPTKRAEVAVIAPPDGLWERDPPVRIRKAPDTWLSLTIREGRNRQVRRMTAAVGHPTLRLIRAQIGPWALEDLAPGAWRELNATPPEPRAPRRKTLRLKR, from the coding sequence ATGCTTCTCGCCCTCAACAAACCGATGAACCTGCTCTCGCAATTCACCGACGAGGGCAAATGGCAGGGGCTTTCCGGGCTTGGGCTGCCCAAGGGCGTGTACCCGGCGGGCAGGCTTGATCGCGACAGCGAGGGGCTGCTGCTGCTCACCGATGACGGCAAGCTGCAGGCCCGGATTTCGTCTCCGAAGTTCAAGATGGCCAAGACCTATTGGGTGCTGGTCGAGGGCACGCCGGATGCTGCCGCTCTGGAGGCGCTGAAGATGGGCGTGACGCTGAAGGACGGCCCCACCAAGCGCGCCGAGGTGGCGGTGATCGCGCCGCCGGACGGGCTGTGGGAGCGCGACCCGCCGGTGCGCATTCGCAAGGCGCCCGACACATGGCTTTCGCTCACCATCCGCGAGGGGCGCAACCGGCAGGTGCGGCGGATGACGGCGGCGGTGGGCCATCCGACCCTGCGGCTGATCCGGGCGCAGATCGGCCCTTGGGCGTTGGAAGACCTCGCCCCCGGTGCGTGGCGCGAGCTCAATGCGACCCCGCCGGAGCCGCGCGCCCCGCGCCGCAAGACCCTGCGGCTGAAGCGCTAG
- a CDS encoding VOC family protein produces MTDTMINPADTKSLPKDALVWCEIPVRDLDAAISYYGKVLGNPLTKDESGPNPMAMLPVKSPMDGTAGHLYPGTPASDGDGVTVHLAVASLEPALERVMEAGGRVLPGIIPIPSGRFAYTVDPDGNSIGLFEFNKAE; encoded by the coding sequence ATGACCGACACGATGATTAACCCCGCCGATACCAAGAGCCTGCCCAAGGATGCGCTTGTCTGGTGCGAGATCCCGGTGCGCGATCTCGATGCCGCCATCAGCTACTACGGCAAGGTGCTGGGCAACCCGCTCACCAAGGATGAGAGCGGCCCCAACCCGATGGCCATGTTGCCGGTGAAATCGCCGATGGATGGCACCGCCGGCCACCTCTACCCCGGCACCCCGGCCAGCGACGGCGATGGCGTGACCGTGCATCTGGCCGTGGCCTCGCTCGAGCCCGCGCTGGAGCGGGTGATGGAGGCCGGCGGGCGGGTGCTGCCGGGCATTATCCCCATTCCTTCCGGGCGGTTTGCCTATACGGTCGACCCCGATGGCAACTCCATCGGGTTGTTCGAGTTCAACAAGGCTGAGTGA
- the trhA gene encoding PAQR family membrane homeostasis protein TrhA, translated as MIHATDPAILPHASRPYSRAELLTDAIVHLAALALAVGAVPVLITLTAVWRGDAMGIVGVSVYGATLIAMLTCSLLYNHLPRPEWRAMLLRFDQSAIYLKIAGTYTPFALLAGAGQGLLVFIWVLAVVGTVANFALPRRPTAVGIGLCLGMGWAVLFGGQDLLAVTSTPVIVLMAVGGGLYSAGTLFLLLGRMRFHNAIWHLFVAAASIIFFIAVFMHAAQSAV; from the coding sequence ATGATTCACGCCACAGACCCTGCGATCCTGCCTCACGCCTCCCGCCCCTACAGTCGGGCAGAGCTGTTGACGGATGCGATCGTTCACCTCGCCGCCCTTGCGCTGGCGGTGGGTGCGGTGCCGGTGCTGATCACCCTCACGGCCGTCTGGCGCGGCGATGCGATGGGGATCGTGGGTGTCTCGGTCTATGGTGCGACGCTGATCGCTATGCTCACCTGTTCGCTGCTCTACAACCACCTGCCGCGCCCCGAGTGGCGGGCCATGCTGCTGCGTTTCGACCAATCGGCCATCTACCTCAAGATCGCGGGCACCTACACGCCTTTCGCCCTGCTGGCCGGGGCGGGGCAGGGGCTGCTGGTGTTCATCTGGGTGCTGGCGGTGGTGGGCACGGTGGCCAACTTCGCCCTGCCGCGCCGCCCGACGGCGGTGGGCATCGGGCTTTGCCTCGGCATGGGCTGGGCGGTGCTCTTTGGCGGGCAGGATCTGCTGGCCGTCACTTCCACCCCTGTGATCGTGCTGATGGCGGTGGGCGGCGGGCTCTACTCGGCAGGCACGCTGTTTTTGCTGCTGGGGCGGATGCGGTTTCATAACGCGATCTGGCACCTCTTTGTCGCCGCCGCCTCGATCATCTTCTTCATTGCCGTCTTCATGCACGCCGCGCAATCGGCGGTGTGA
- a CDS encoding AAA family ATPase, producing MSDDAGLVPEIEALAEKLGQARASISRRFIGQEKVVDLVLSSLVCGGHGLLIGLPGLGKTRLVDTLSTVMGLNGSRIQFTPDLMPADILGSEVLETAEDGTRAFRFIEGPIFCQLLMADEINRASPRTQSALLQAMQEKEVTVGGQHRTLDKPFHVLATQNPIEQEGTYPLPEAQLDRFLVQIDVEYPDRDTERDIILATTGSEEAQSHQIFSAEELIAAQALLRRMPVGDSVVELILDLVRACRPDDPTAPEQVQRSVSWGPGPRAAQALMMTVRARALLEGRLVPSAEDVLAMAAPVLTHRMALSFAARARGEELSAVIRAVAETVTRVEAAA from the coding sequence ATGTCCGACGACGCGGGCCTCGTGCCAGAAATCGAGGCGCTGGCCGAAAAGCTGGGGCAGGCGAGGGCCTCCATCAGCCGCCGGTTCATCGGGCAGGAGAAGGTGGTGGACCTCGTTCTCTCCTCGCTGGTCTGCGGCGGGCACGGGCTGCTGATCGGCCTTCCCGGTCTCGGCAAGACCCGGCTGGTCGACACGCTCTCCACGGTGATGGGCCTGAATGGCAGCCGTATCCAGTTCACCCCCGATCTGATGCCTGCCGATATCCTCGGCTCCGAGGTGCTGGAGACGGCTGAGGACGGCACCCGCGCCTTCCGGTTCATCGAGGGGCCGATCTTCTGCCAGCTTCTGATGGCCGACGAGATCAACCGCGCCTCGCCGCGGACCCAGTCGGCCCTGCTTCAGGCGATGCAGGAGAAGGAGGTCACCGTGGGCGGACAGCACCGGACGCTCGACAAGCCCTTCCATGTGCTCGCCACGCAGAACCCGATTGAGCAGGAGGGCACCTATCCGCTCCCCGAGGCGCAGCTCGACCGCTTCCTCGTGCAAATCGACGTAGAATATCCTGACCGCGATACCGAGCGCGACATCATCCTAGCCACCACTGGTTCGGAGGAGGCGCAGAGCCACCAGATCTTCAGCGCCGAAGAACTGATCGCCGCGCAGGCGCTGCTGCGGCGGATGCCGGTCGGCGATAGCGTGGTCGAGCTGATCCTCGATCTGGTGCGCGCCTGCCGCCCCGATGATCCGACCGCGCCCGAGCAGGTGCAGCGCTCGGTCAGTTGGGGCCCCGGCCCGCGTGCCGCGCAGGCTCTGATGATGACCGTGCGGGCCCGCGCCCTTCTGGAGGGCCGCCTCGTGCCCTCCGCCGAGGATGTGCTGGCGATGGCCGCCCCGGTGCTGACCCACCGCATGGCGCTCTCTTTCGCGGCCCGTGCGCGGGGTGAGGAACTTTCCGCCGTGATCCGCGCGGTCGCCGAAACCGTGACCCGCGTGGAGGCTGCCGCTTGA
- a CDS encoding TIGR02117 family protein: MRRFGRMVKHALIWPLVAVLLYLAAAALGGLIPGRVFEVAPGEGAPVEIGLIAGPIHYDFILPATPETRAALAFAAEGGVPIDAPGVAHVLVGWGSAGFYTTAGSYADVAASTVLRAATGDTSVLRFEVYGPLPASLDYPRLSLSPGQYRALLAFIVASRSGPVVEGAGFSDTDAFFAARGRFHLLRTCNTWITDALRSAGHPAGAWTPTPYAVTLSLWWHG; encoded by the coding sequence ATGAGACGGTTCGGGCGTATGGTGAAACATGCGCTGATCTGGCCGCTTGTTGCGGTGCTGCTCTACCTCGCCGCAGCGGCGCTCGGTGGGCTCATTCCGGGCCGGGTGTTCGAGGTCGCGCCGGGCGAGGGCGCGCCGGTTGAGATTGGGCTGATTGCCGGGCCGATCCATTACGACTTCATCCTGCCCGCCACGCCAGAGACCCGCGCAGCGCTCGCCTTCGCGGCGGAGGGCGGCGTGCCCATCGACGCGCCCGGCGTGGCGCATGTGCTCGTCGGGTGGGGCTCCGCCGGGTTCTACACCACGGCAGGCAGCTATGCCGATGTGGCGGCCTCCACCGTGCTGAGGGCCGCCACTGGCGATACTTCGGTACTTCGCTTCGAGGTCTATGGCCCTCTCCCGGCGTCGCTGGACTACCCACGCCTGAGCCTGTCGCCCGGGCAGTATCGCGCGCTGCTCGCCTTCATCGTCGCCAGCCGCAGCGGCCCGGTCGTGGAGGGAGCGGGCTTCAGCGATACGGACGCGTTCTTTGCGGCGCGCGGGCGCTTCCACCTCCTGCGCACCTGCAACACCTGGATCACCGACGCGCTGCGTTCCGCGGGCCACCCCGCAGGCGCTTGGACGCCCACGCCCTACGCGGTGACCCTCTCGCTCTGGTGGCACGGTTGA
- a CDS encoding helix-turn-helix transcriptional regulator, whose product MRRADRLFQIVQLLRGGRLVTARMLAERLEVSERTIYRDIADLQGSGVPIEGEAGVGYLMRAGFDLPPLMFNRSEIVALVAGARLIRAWGGLEMAEAAEEALVKIAAVLPEAERDKAAGLQIHAFSMPYLMDDDTRRRLDGIERAVDARERLVLDYGDAEGAQTARVVRPLSLIFWGRTWTLIGWCELRDDFRMFRVDRVKGMETGERFRIEPGKSLQDFYRQERHRGGFDARREGAC is encoded by the coding sequence ATGCGCCGCGCTGATCGCCTCTTCCAGATCGTCCAGCTGCTCCGAGGGGGGCGGCTGGTCACTGCGCGGATGCTGGCCGAACGGCTGGAGGTGTCCGAGCGCACCATCTACCGCGACATTGCCGATCTGCAGGGCTCCGGCGTGCCGATCGAGGGCGAGGCAGGCGTGGGCTACCTGATGCGCGCGGGCTTCGACCTGCCGCCGCTGATGTTCAACCGCTCCGAGATCGTGGCGCTGGTGGCCGGGGCGCGGCTGATCCGGGCCTGGGGCGGGCTGGAGATGGCCGAGGCCGCCGAGGAAGCGCTGGTGAAGATCGCCGCCGTGCTGCCCGAGGCCGAGCGCGATAAGGCGGCTGGCCTGCAGATTCACGCCTTTTCAATGCCTTACCTCATGGATGACGACACGCGGCGGCGTCTCGACGGGATCGAGCGGGCGGTCGATGCGCGCGAGCGGCTGGTGCTGGATTACGGCGATGCCGAGGGCGCGCAGACCGCACGGGTGGTGCGGCCCCTGAGCCTGATTTTCTGGGGCCGGACCTGGACGCTGATTGGCTGGTGCGAGTTGCGCGACGATTTCCGGATGTTCCGGGTGGACCGGGTGAAAGGCATGGAAACGGGCGAGCGGTTCAGGATCGAACCGGGCAAGAGCCTGCAGGATTTCTACCGGCAGGAACGGCACCGCGGCGGGTTCGACGCGCGGCGCGAGGGCGCCTGCTAG
- a CDS encoding DUF1285 domain-containing protein — MAKSKARQDIVTPDAGSLESAARSAAKKGGLPPVHLWNPDFCGDLDMRIARDGTWFYLGTPIGRPELVRLFSTILKKEGEDYFLVTPVEKVGITVDDAPFVAVDFTAEGAGEDQLLRFETNVGDVTEAGEENPIRVERDPETGEPSPYVHVRAGLEALIDRKSFYRLVEIGSTVDGWFGLWSGGQFFRIIPASELP; from the coding sequence ATGGCGAAATCGAAGGCCAGACAAGATATTGTGACCCCGGACGCAGGAAGCCTCGAATCCGCGGCCCGCAGTGCTGCCAAAAAGGGCGGCCTGCCGCCCGTTCACCTGTGGAACCCCGACTTTTGCGGCGACCTCGACATGCGGATCGCCCGCGATGGCACATGGTTCTACCTCGGCACGCCCATCGGCCGCCCCGAGCTGGTGCGGCTGTTCTCGACCATCCTCAAGAAGGAGGGAGAAGATTACTTTCTCGTTACCCCGGTCGAGAAAGTCGGCATCACGGTCGATGACGCCCCCTTCGTGGCGGTGGATTTCACCGCAGAGGGCGCGGGCGAGGACCAGCTACTGCGGTTCGAGACCAACGTAGGCGATGTGACAGAGGCCGGGGAGGAAAACCCGATTCGCGTGGAGCGCGACCCGGAGACCGGCGAGCCCTCGCCCTACGTGCACGTGCGCGCCGGGCTGGAGGCACTGATCGACCGCAAGAGCTTTTATCGGCTGGTCGAGATCGGCAGCACGGTGGACGGCTGGTTCGGCCTCTGGTCCGGCGGGCAGTTCTTCCGCATCATTCCGGCCAGCGAGCTGCCGTGA
- a CDS encoding DUF58 domain-containing protein, with translation MSDAGPVALHAGVGRGLRSKAEGLAAALPPLLADAEHLAQTVLLGAHGRRRSGMGDEFWQYRPLAVGDEARSIDWRRSAKSDQHFVREKEWQAAQSVMLWCDEAMSMRFSGAPGKRPTKAERARLLSLAIAVLLVRGGERVGLARLDQPPRSGPLQLIRIADALGGAMEAEEQNLPGPDYGAPRGDTLPLHSRAVFLSDFMGEIDAAENALARAADRGVRGTLLMVLDPQEEEFPFDGRTIFESMGGSLAHETRKAGDLRARYLDRLAARKDRLEQLARTTGWQFSTHHTDTPAQGALLWLYGALEHGR, from the coding sequence TTGAGCGACGCCGGTCCAGTTGCTCTTCATGCCGGCGTCGGGCGCGGGCTGCGCTCCAAGGCCGAGGGGCTGGCCGCCGCGCTGCCCCCGCTTTTGGCCGATGCCGAGCATCTGGCCCAGACCGTGCTACTGGGCGCCCACGGGCGCCGCCGCAGCGGCATGGGTGATGAGTTCTGGCAATACCGCCCGCTGGCGGTGGGCGACGAGGCGCGCAGCATCGACTGGCGCCGCTCGGCCAAGTCCGATCAGCACTTCGTACGTGAGAAGGAGTGGCAGGCAGCGCAATCGGTCATGCTCTGGTGCGACGAGGCGATGTCGATGCGCTTTTCCGGCGCGCCGGGCAAACGGCCGACCAAGGCTGAACGCGCAAGGCTGCTGAGCCTCGCGATTGCCGTGCTTCTGGTGCGCGGTGGCGAGCGCGTGGGGCTTGCCCGGCTCGACCAGCCGCCGCGTTCCGGCCCGCTGCAACTGATCCGCATCGCCGATGCGCTGGGCGGCGCGATGGAGGCCGAGGAGCAAAACTTGCCCGGCCCCGATTATGGTGCGCCGAGGGGGGATACCCTGCCGCTGCATTCCCGCGCGGTGTTTCTGAGCGACTTCATGGGTGAGATCGATGCCGCCGAAAACGCCCTTGCCCGCGCCGCCGATCGGGGCGTGCGCGGCACCCTGCTGATGGTGCTCGACCCGCAGGAAGAGGAGTTCCCCTTCGACGGGCGCACGATTTTCGAGAGCATGGGCGGCAGCCTCGCGCATGAGACCCGCAAGGCCGGTGATCTGCGTGCCCGCTACCTCGACCGTCTGGCCGCCCGCAAGGACCGGCTGGAGCAACTGGCCCGCACCACCGGCTGGCAGTTCTCGACCCATCACACCGACACCCCGGCGCAGGGCGCGCTGCTCTGGCTCTACGGCGCATTGGAGCATGGCCGCTGA